From the Bacteroidia bacterium genome, one window contains:
- a CDS encoding cytosine permease translates to MNQETAFEADISPELQPTRQADRTWRWWSLAALWVGMSVCIPTYLLGSYMIQGGLLWWESLLIIALANIVIAFPMTLNAHAGTRFGISFPVAARAAFGYRGVHLPALLRALVACGWFGVQTWVGGLAIDSIITTILGLPTESSLTISKFISFGIFWCMNVYFIWKGTESIKWLEIISAPVLLVLGMVLIGWGWQHAGGFSKVLDAGYLFQKQPIAKLTDSTLQLNLLKNESGKNRATQFRVQYQQDNYQQTTLWQPIAENAQITLPAERFQHEIAVQVCGYDTTRQSSWFTIQKTNTISTQTSVWEYLMWLNAMIGFWATMALSISDISRFAYSQKDQFYGQIAGLPTTMTLYSFVGIFVTYAAVLIFQDIFFAQDAPWDPVSLIAKINSPVVIIVAQILILIATLSTNIAANIIAPANAIANFWGRKMPIRKAGLIAAILGILACPWWLISEISSILLIISAALGPALGILLCDYWIIRKTNLQIDALYQKQGQYWYQNGWNIAALKANMIGVFIALIGYWFAPLQVLYQVSWFSGSISAAVIYWWLMQKTIQQPKT, encoded by the coding sequence ATGAATCAGGAAACGGCTTTTGAGGCTGATATTTCGCCTGAGTTGCAGCCTACTCGGCAAGCGGATAGGACGTGGCGTTGGTGGAGTTTGGCAGCATTATGGGTTGGAATGTCCGTTTGTATTCCAACGTACTTATTGGGTTCTTATATGATTCAGGGAGGGCTTTTGTGGTGGGAGTCCTTGTTAATCATTGCGTTGGCTAATATTGTTATTGCATTTCCGATGACCTTGAATGCCCATGCAGGTACTCGGTTTGGGATTTCGTTTCCGGTAGCGGCACGGGCAGCTTTTGGCTATCGGGGCGTTCATCTACCGGCACTCTTGCGGGCTTTGGTAGCCTGCGGCTGGTTCGGTGTCCAAACATGGGTTGGCGGATTAGCCATAGACTCAATCATTACCACTATACTTGGATTACCCACTGAAAGCAGCCTAACCATTTCTAAATTCATCTCCTTTGGGATTTTCTGGTGTATGAATGTTTATTTTATCTGGAAAGGAACAGAAAGTATTAAGTGGTTAGAAATCATCTCGGCACCGGTTCTGTTGGTGTTAGGAATGGTCTTAATCGGCTGGGGCTGGCAACATGCCGGAGGCTTCTCTAAGGTGTTAGATGCTGGCTATCTTTTTCAAAAACAGCCTATTGCAAAATTAACAGATTCAACATTGCAGTTAAATTTGCTCAAAAATGAATCTGGTAAAAACCGGGCTACCCAGTTTAGGGTTCAATATCAACAGGATAATTATCAACAAACAACTCTTTGGCAGCCGATTGCCGAAAATGCCCAAATCACGTTACCGGCTGAACGTTTTCAGCATGAAATTGCCGTTCAAGTCTGCGGCTACGATACTACCCGCCAAAGTTCATGGTTTACGATCCAAAAGACCAATACAATATCTACGCAAACTTCGGTTTGGGAATATCTGATGTGGCTAAACGCAATGATTGGATTTTGGGCAACTATGGCACTGAGTATCAGCGATATTTCAAGATTTGCATATTCTCAAAAAGACCAATTTTATGGCCAAATAGCCGGTTTACCGACCACCATGACCTTGTATTCTTTTGTTGGAATTTTTGTAACCTATGCGGCAGTGCTTATTTTTCAGGATATATTTTTTGCCCAAGATGCTCCTTGGGATCCCGTCTCATTGATAGCTAAGATTAACTCTCCGGTTGTTATCATCGTTGCACAAATATTGATTTTGATAGCTACTTTAAGTACCAATATTGCAGCAAACATCATCGCACCGGCTAATGCAATTGCTAATTTTTGGGGTAGAAAAATGCCTATTCGAAAAGCGGGGCTGATAGCCGCTATCTTGGGAATCTTAGCCTGCCCTTGGTGGTTGATTTCTGAAATCAGCAGTATCTTACTGATAATCAGCGCAGCACTTGGCCCCGCATTGGGAATCTTACTCTGTGATTATTGGATTATTCGCAAAACAAACCTGCAAATAGACGCACTATACCAAAAACAAGGTCAATATTGGTACCAAAATGGCTGGAATATTGCCGCCTTAAAGGCAAATATGATTGGAGTCTTCATCGCTCTGATAGGATATTGGTTTGCTCCGTTGCAAGTATTATATCAAGTTTCTTGGTTCAGCGGCAGCATCAGCGCAGCAGTTATTTACTGGTGGCTTATGCAGAAGACAATTCAGCAACCGAAAACATGA
- a CDS encoding response regulator — MAKKVILCVDDEKIILDTLLDQMYEAFGDNFVYEVAESVDEAWEVIDYLKESGLNLHLVISDWLMPGIKGDEFLINIHERYPQTAKILLSGQVDDAAVQNAFDYANLYVYLKKPWIKEQLITKIEESTSILK; from the coding sequence ATGGCAAAGAAAGTAATCCTGTGTGTTGATGATGAAAAAATTATCTTAGATACCTTACTTGACCAAATGTACGAAGCTTTTGGAGATAATTTTGTATATGAAGTAGCCGAAAGCGTTGATGAAGCATGGGAAGTAATTGATTATCTGAAAGAAAGTGGCTTAAACCTTCATCTTGTGATTTCTGATTGGCTAATGCCCGGAATAAAAGGAGATGAGTTTTTGATCAATATACACGAAAGATATCCCCAAACTGCCAAAATTTTACTCTCCGGCCAAGTTGATGACGCTGCCGTCCAAAACGCCTTTGACTATGCTAATCTATATGTTTACCTAAAAAAACCTTGGATAAAAGAACAACTGATTACAAAAATTGAAGAATCTACTTCAATCCTTAAATAA
- a CDS encoding penicillin acylase family protein: MKPIYLFFLTIAFYSVSYYSYSQSIDVKSITIVRDSFGVPHIHAPTDAGAAYGHAWTHCEDDFNRIQHMVALAKGKLGILEGKEGAGFDFFVAFIKARETVREYRNLLSPEYEKLLAAYTAGVNDYAQKHPKEWLLPKLFPIEEEDILTGTYAVLVGMVGTGSALQCILKNKPDDFVFSPQLGSNGFAVNQNKTTDGATYLAINPHIPVDGPFVWHETHLMSDEGLNILGGVFPGAVTPGLGTNPNLGWATTFNWPDYVDIYRMVINPKNKNQYKYDGVWKDFEVRKIPLKVKIAGVTIKVHKKAYWCEYGPAINNKKGIFALRFPHGRIILSSQQWYEMGKAKNLSEFKKALTLQGIPLFNFIYADKAGNIFYKFNGLLPKRNPNYNWVKALPGDTSATKWLDYYSIDELPTVENPPCGLIYNTNNSPFHVTCPESNPDSTRYDHTCSMDWNHQNNRDLRSRELLLTNQKISFQEFERIKYDTKYPKNGGMDKTFEVIRKLDPNKYPDIRDAIEIAQGWDMSGDVNNKNAAIVTCTFAPLFKEKKLVFKDVEEGTILTEAEIVNSMRQAQKWLLAHFKTLTPEFGMLQRVKHGDQTKAIAGLPEVIQATYTKLNPKGFYEVIGGETYIQLVRFTEKGPEISSILPFGSSWHPDSPHYSDQLPLFSRNQRKPMTLDKETIWKNAVKKYHPGE, from the coding sequence GTGAAACCAATTTACTTATTTTTCCTTACAATAGCTTTTTATTCAGTTAGTTATTATAGCTATTCACAATCTATTGATGTTAAGAGTATAACCATAGTTCGGGATAGTTTTGGCGTTCCGCATATTCATGCGCCTACGGATGCCGGTGCTGCATACGGCCATGCTTGGACTCATTGTGAAGATGACTTTAACCGGATTCAGCACATGGTTGCTTTGGCAAAAGGAAAACTCGGAATCTTAGAAGGCAAAGAAGGAGCAGGTTTTGATTTCTTCGTTGCCTTTATAAAAGCCCGAGAAACCGTTCGGGAATATAGAAATTTATTATCACCGGAATACGAAAAATTATTAGCAGCCTACACCGCCGGAGTAAATGACTATGCCCAAAAGCACCCCAAAGAATGGCTATTACCCAAACTCTTTCCGATAGAAGAAGAAGACATTTTAACAGGAACTTACGCTGTACTGGTAGGTATGGTCGGCACTGGTAGTGCATTGCAATGTATTTTGAAAAACAAGCCGGATGACTTTGTTTTTTCCCCTCAGTTAGGCTCAAACGGCTTCGCCGTAAATCAAAATAAAACGACAGATGGAGCTACTTATCTGGCTATCAATCCGCATATTCCGGTAGATGGCCCTTTCGTTTGGCATGAAACTCACCTGATGAGCGATGAGGGGTTGAATATCTTAGGTGGCGTTTTCCCGGGTGCAGTAACCCCCGGATTAGGAACTAACCCCAACTTAGGCTGGGCTACTACCTTTAACTGGCCGGATTACGTAGATATTTATCGAATGGTAATTAACCCGAAAAACAAAAACCAGTACAAATATGACGGCGTTTGGAAAGATTTTGAGGTTAGAAAAATACCCTTAAAAGTAAAAATAGCCGGAGTTACCATAAAAGTTCACAAAAAAGCCTACTGGTGTGAGTACGGCCCCGCAATTAACAACAAAAAAGGAATCTTTGCCCTCCGTTTTCCACACGGTAGAATTATATTATCCAGCCAGCAATGGTATGAAATGGGAAAAGCAAAAAATCTATCTGAGTTCAAAAAAGCCCTAACGCTACAAGGAATCCCGCTGTTTAACTTCATCTATGCGGATAAAGCCGGCAATATCTTCTATAAATTTAACGGATTACTTCCCAAAAGAAACCCTAACTACAACTGGGTAAAGGCTTTACCCGGTGATACTTCGGCTACAAAATGGCTTGATTATTACTCTATTGACGAACTTCCTACGGTAGAAAACCCTCCTTGTGGACTGATTTACAACACCAACAACTCCCCATTTCACGTAACCTGCCCAGAATCTAACCCGGATTCTACCCGCTATGACCACACCTGCTCTATGGACTGGAATCACCAGAATAACAGAGACTTACGGTCAAGAGAACTATTATTGACAAACCAAAAAATTTCATTCCAAGAATTTGAACGAATTAAGTATGACACCAAATATCCCAAAAATGGAGGAATGGATAAAACCTTTGAAGTTATTCGGAAATTAGACCCCAATAAATACCCGGATATTCGCGATGCAATAGAAATAGCTCAAGGCTGGGATATGAGTGGTGATGTAAACAACAAAAATGCGGCTATCGTAACGTGTACATTTGCGCCTTTATTTAAAGAAAAAAAGTTAGTTTTCAAAGATGTAGAAGAAGGAACTATTCTTACCGAAGCAGAAATTGTCAATAGTATGCGTCAAGCCCAAAAATGGCTTTTAGCTCATTTTAAAACACTTACACCGGAATTTGGGATGCTGCAAAGGGTAAAACACGGAGACCAAACTAAGGCTATTGCCGGATTACCGGAAGTCATTCAGGCAACATACACCAAGCTAAACCCCAAAGGATTTTATGAAGTGATTGGCGGCGAAACCTACATTCAATTGGTAAGATTTACCGAAAAAGGCCCAGAAATCAGCTCAATACTTCCTTTTGGGAGTTCTTGGCATCCCGATAGCCCACATTATAGCGACCAATTACCATTGTTTTCCCGAAACCAACGCAAACCCATGACCTTAGATAAAGAAACTATCTGGAAAAACGCCGTCAAAAAATATCATCCCGGAGAATAA
- a CDS encoding HDIG domain-containing protein: MSSLRKILSRITKIVDLLNQHEVRGRWILSIIFILTISLLLPRGSRNIFHFEIGKVWQSPDLVAPFDFSIRKDDASYERDKQAALESVYPVFIKIPIQIEQNRAQIDHYFQALIQIQKDLKQGLSEHEVEKRLNLNIPTIDIDDFKTVISASSNPESLLDSLRKKSLELFDNIYEVGYIDVPKSELNGLFASLRIIESHEKVVEIALLYDNFKIEKEINTTITSINSRAAQFIQELLRKYCQPNYSYNQVLYEEERQVAINAVSKFEGKIHKGQLIVANGQRTTAEMGYILRSLENEQEYRSGPYSVWLSFLGHLILVTVLTSLLLLFLFTSRYEVYHQNNRLIFIYATLLLMTLILIGISQLTQVFVKDFNINLFYAAPLCIAPIMITIFLDERIGFFANTFVALLGGIIISGGFEFFFIQACVGTVAVYNLKVLSKRSQLFNLSFLMILVYCLTYLGYELYIHGRFSAINYSNLVVFALNVILTQTAYPIIYLFEKIFSFTSDLTYIELLDTNHPILRELAIKAPGTYQHSLQVANIAEASARCIGANSLKVKVGALFHDIGKMNNPEYFSENQQGGYNPHSYLSPQESAEIIISHIADGVKIAQDYNMPTEIIEFIQTHHGTSRVEYFYRNYIKNDTGVVVPEYSFRYKGPLPTTKEMAILMIADSVEAASRAMNNPTAEQIEELVQKIVSYKISDNQLVDSSITFKELSKVKEEILRIVLNIHHKRIQYPDLVKA; this comes from the coding sequence GTGAGTTCCTTACGGAAAATTTTATCCCGAATAACCAAAATCGTTGATTTACTAAACCAGCACGAGGTTCGTGGTAGGTGGATTTTATCCATTATCTTTATCTTAACTATTTCGCTGTTATTACCTCGTGGCAGCAGAAATATTTTTCATTTTGAAATTGGCAAAGTATGGCAATCTCCGGATTTAGTTGCACCCTTTGATTTCTCTATCCGAAAAGACGATGCTAGCTATGAGCGTGATAAACAAGCAGCCTTAGAAAGTGTTTATCCGGTATTTATTAAAATTCCAATACAAATAGAGCAAAATCGAGCCCAAATAGACCATTATTTCCAAGCACTGATTCAGATACAAAAAGACTTAAAACAAGGACTATCAGAACATGAGGTTGAAAAACGGCTAAATTTAAACATACCAACTATTGATATTGATGACTTTAAAACGGTTATTTCGGCTTCGTCTAACCCTGAATCCTTATTAGATTCTCTCCGAAAAAAATCCCTTGAACTCTTTGATAATATATACGAAGTAGGCTACATTGATGTCCCAAAATCTGAACTAAATGGCTTATTTGCATCCCTACGAATCATAGAATCCCACGAAAAAGTTGTAGAAATAGCTTTATTATATGATAATTTTAAAATCGAAAAAGAGATAAATACCACTATTACCTCAATTAATTCGCGAGCTGCTCAATTTATCCAAGAACTTTTACGTAAATATTGCCAGCCAAATTATTCCTATAACCAAGTTTTATACGAAGAAGAGCGCCAAGTAGCCATCAATGCAGTATCTAAATTTGAGGGAAAAATTCATAAAGGACAATTAATCGTAGCTAATGGGCAAAGAACAACCGCAGAAATGGGATACATATTGCGTTCTCTGGAGAACGAACAAGAGTATAGAAGTGGCCCATACAGCGTTTGGCTTTCTTTTTTAGGGCATCTAATATTGGTTACAGTTTTAACATCCCTTTTGTTATTGTTTTTATTTACAAGTCGTTACGAGGTTTATCATCAAAATAATCGCTTGATTTTTATCTATGCAACGCTATTGCTAATGACTTTAATCTTGATTGGGATTTCTCAGCTCACACAGGTTTTTGTTAAGGACTTTAACATCAATCTATTTTATGCTGCGCCGCTGTGTATAGCCCCCATTATGATTACCATTTTTTTGGATGAGCGCATTGGTTTTTTTGCGAATACTTTTGTCGCCCTATTGGGGGGAATTATTATTTCAGGCGGCTTTGAGTTCTTTTTTATACAAGCCTGTGTAGGAACAGTGGCAGTTTATAATTTAAAGGTACTTAGTAAACGTTCGCAGCTATTCAACCTATCATTCTTGATGATTCTGGTCTATTGTCTTACTTACCTTGGATATGAACTTTATATACATGGACGATTTTCAGCTATTAATTATTCAAATCTGGTTGTTTTTGCCTTAAATGTTATTTTAACCCAAACAGCCTATCCTATAATTTATCTTTTTGAAAAAATATTTAGTTTTACATCAGATTTAACATACATAGAGTTATTAGATACGAACCATCCCATACTGAGAGAGTTAGCTATTAAAGCTCCCGGCACATATCAGCATAGTTTGCAGGTTGCTAACATTGCGGAGGCTTCTGCTCGCTGCATCGGTGCAAATAGCTTAAAGGTAAAAGTTGGCGCATTATTTCACGATATTGGGAAAATGAATAATCCCGAGTATTTTAGTGAAAATCAACAAGGTGGCTACAATCCGCACAGTTATTTAAGCCCGCAAGAGAGTGCAGAAATTATTATCAGCCATATAGCTGACGGCGTAAAAATAGCCCAAGACTATAATATGCCAACCGAAATTATCGAATTTATCCAAACACACCATGGAACCTCCCGCGTAGAATATTTTTATCGTAACTACATCAAGAATGACACAGGGGTCGTAGTTCCAGAATATTCTTTTCGCTACAAAGGTCCCCTACCAACTACTAAGGAAATGGCTATCTTGATGATAGCCGATTCTGTTGAAGCTGCCTCCCGCGCCATGAACAACCCTACGGCTGAACAAATTGAAGAGTTAGTCCAAAAAATTGTGTCTTACAAAATTTCTGATAATCAATTAGTTGATTCAAGTATTACATTTAAAGAACTTTCCAAAGTTAAAGAAGAAATTTTAAGGATAGTTCTAAATATTCACCACAAGCGGATTCAGTACCCGGATTTGGTAAAGGCTTAG
- a CDS encoding superoxide dismutase yields the protein MSFSLSSLPYQYDALEPYVDARTMEIHHSKHHNAYITNLNNALEAHPQLQQQDLATLVSDIQALPESIRTAVRNNGGGHWNHTFFWSILTPTSTKKPVGKLASAIDYTFGSFESLQDKFTKAAMGRFGSGWAWLIRKPNGELVITSTPNQDSPIMNIAEVGGTPILGLDVWEHAYYLNYQNRRADYVNAWWNIVNWEAAENLFAAKS from the coding sequence ATGTCATTTTCTTTATCGTCTTTACCGTATCAATACGATGCATTAGAACCTTATGTAGATGCACGTACAATGGAGATTCACCACAGCAAACATCATAATGCGTATATCACAAACTTAAATAACGCATTGGAGGCTCATCCGCAGCTTCAGCAACAGGATTTAGCAACCTTAGTTTCTGATATTCAGGCTTTACCGGAAAGTATTCGTACTGCTGTGCGAAATAATGGTGGAGGCCACTGGAATCATACATTTTTTTGGAGTATCCTAACTCCAACTTCTACTAAAAAACCCGTTGGTAAATTAGCCTCAGCTATTGACTATACATTTGGTTCTTTTGAAAGCCTTCAAGATAAATTCACCAAAGCTGCTATGGGTAGGTTCGGATCCGGCTGGGCTTGGCTAATTCGTAAACCTAATGGAGAGTTGGTAATAACATCTACCCCAAATCAAGATTCACCAATTATGAATATTGCAGAAGTAGGCGGAACCCCCATTCTTGGCTTAGATGTGTGGGAACACGCATATTATCTAAATTACCAAAATAGAAGGGCTGATTACGTCAATGCTTGGTGGAATATTGTGAATTGGGAGGCTGCGGAAAATCTCTTTGCTGCTAAATCTTAA
- a CDS encoding GHKL domain-containing protein has translation MLLHKLLQRQIKKNLGDSPKVAQKYEPLFEAISETYQHYEETQERLERSMEISGKELTDANQTLVTQKIELENAYEELKTTQNQLIHIEKMATLGNLVAGIAHEINTPIGAVKGVANFLSRAIPEIVSSQKAIFEALTPEIEPYFEKLLSFCSKDWIPVSTREERAQIQEMTKLFQEWNIAEATTLAPRFVRSRITIDEVAQVKPLLLSQNTLILAEYATNLGRVYANIHNIEVAVAKTQKIVYALKSYSYKTIDADIPTEFSIQENIENVLTIYQSQLRQGVAVSIDFNHQVPKLSGYPDELSQVWTNLLHNSLQAMQNKGKIAISTKQENENIYISFSDNGPGISPEIINRIFDPFFTTKQQGEGTGLGLSICSKIIHRHNGTINVTSQPGNTSFQIVLPILN, from the coding sequence ATGTTGCTTCACAAGCTTTTACAGAGACAAATAAAAAAGAATTTAGGGGACTCTCCCAAAGTTGCGCAGAAATATGAGCCTCTTTTTGAAGCAATTAGCGAGACATATCAGCATTATGAAGAAACCCAAGAACGCTTAGAGCGTTCTATGGAAATCAGTGGCAAAGAACTAACAGATGCTAACCAAACCTTAGTTACCCAAAAAATTGAGTTAGAAAACGCCTATGAAGAATTAAAAACCACTCAAAATCAACTAATTCATATTGAAAAGATGGCTACATTAGGGAATTTGGTTGCCGGAATTGCGCACGAAATCAATACTCCTATTGGCGCAGTAAAAGGAGTAGCTAATTTTCTATCCCGTGCAATTCCAGAAATTGTAAGTAGCCAAAAAGCAATCTTTGAAGCATTAACGCCAGAAATCGAACCTTACTTTGAAAAATTATTATCTTTTTGCAGTAAAGATTGGATACCCGTTTCTACCCGTGAAGAAAGAGCCCAGATACAAGAAATGACGAAACTCTTTCAAGAATGGAACATCGCCGAAGCTACAACCTTAGCTCCAAGGTTTGTTCGGTCAAGAATCACGATTGATGAAGTAGCTCAGGTAAAACCGCTTTTACTATCCCAAAATACCCTAATACTCGCAGAATACGCAACTAACCTCGGTAGAGTTTATGCAAATATCCACAATATAGAAGTTGCCGTAGCCAAAACCCAGAAAATTGTATATGCCTTAAAAAGCTACTCCTACAAAACAATAGACGCAGACATCCCAACCGAATTTAGTATTCAAGAAAATATTGAAAATGTACTCACTATTTATCAAAGCCAACTAAGGCAAGGAGTAGCAGTTTCTATTGATTTTAACCACCAAGTTCCTAAATTAAGTGGTTATCCTGACGAACTCAGCCAAGTCTGGACAAATTTGCTGCACAACTCTTTACAAGCAATGCAAAACAAGGGTAAAATAGCCATTTCTACGAAGCAAGAAAATGAAAATATCTATATTTCATTTTCAGATAACGGCCCCGGAATTTCACCAGAAATTATCAATCGCATATTTGACCCGTTCTTTACAACTAAACAGCAAGGCGAAGGAACAGGATTAGGGCTAAGCATTTGCTCCAAAATTATCCATAGACATAACGGAACTATTAACGTAACCTCACAACCCGGAAATACCTCTTTCCAAATTGTTTTACCAATACTAAATTAA